The Orcinus orca chromosome 16, mOrcOrc1.1, whole genome shotgun sequence genome includes a window with the following:
- the RBAK gene encoding RB-associated KRAB zinc finger protein isoform X1 gives MNESQGPVSFTDVAVDFTQEEWQQLDPDEKTTYRDVMLENYSHLVSVGYDSTKPNVILKLEQGEEPWVADGEFPRQFHPEEVWKVDDLMERAQENKDECSRQAVSINSRTLTEEREVAFDKTYNMEISLVPSNLMSHNCVSCGKTLGSTSELIISDGSYAREKPDECSECGKTFHGEKLYEFHQNGEAFSQNEESIQKISILEKPFEYNECTEALDNEAVFITHKRAYMGEKPYDWNDSGSDFIQMSSFNVYQRSQMELKPFECSECGKSFCKKSKFIIHQRAHTGEKPYECNVCGKSFSQKGTLTVHRRSHLEEKPYKCNECGKTFCQKLHLTQHLRTHSGEKPYECNECGKTFCQKTHLTLHQRNHSGERPYPCNECGKSFSRKSALSDHQRTHTGEKLYKCNECGKSYYRKSTLITHQRTHTGEKPYQCSECGKFFSRVSYLTIHYRSHLEEKPYECNECGKTFNLNSAFIRHRKVHTDEKPHECSECGKFSYLTNHHTTHLGEKPYECSECGKTLLENSAFDGHQSLPKGEKSYECNICGKLFSELSYYTIHYRSHSEEKPYGCNECGKTFSHNSSLFRHQRVHTGEKPYECYECGKFFSQKSYLTIHHRIHSGEKPYECSKCGKVFSRMSNLTVHYRSHSGEKPYECNECGKVFSQKSYLTVHYRTHSGEKPYECNECGKKFHHRSAFNSHQRIHRRGNMNVLDMGMLL, from the exons ATGAATGAATCCCAG GGGCCAGTGTCATTCACGGACGTGGCCGTGGACTTCACTCAGGAGGAGTGGCAGCAGCTGGACCCTGATGAGAAGACAACCTACAgggatgtgatgctggagaactaCAGCCATCTGGTCTCCGTGG GGTACGACAGCACCAAACCGAACGTGATCCTCAAGTTGGAGCAGGGAGAGGAGCCTTGGGTAGCAGATGGCGAGTTCCCACGGCAGTTTCACCCAG aaGAAGTCTGGAAAGTTGATGACCTGATGGAGAGAGCCCAAGAAAATAAAGACGAATGTTCAAGGCAAGCTGTTTCTATCAACAGCAGAACCCTGACTGAGGAGAGAGAGGTTGCATTTGATAAAACTTATAACATGGAAATAAGCCTTGTTCCTTCAAACCTAATGTCTCATAATTGTGTCTCATGTGGAAAGACTTTGGGATCTACTTCAGAATTAATTATTAGTGATGGAAGCTATGCAAGAGAGAAACCTGATGAGTGTAGTGAATGTGGGAAAAcatttcatggagagaaactCTATGAATTTCATCAAAATGGGGAAGCCTTTTCTCAAAATGAAGAAAGTATTCAGAAAATTAGTATTTTGGAGAAACCCTTTGAATATAATGAATGCACAGAAGCCTTAGACAATGAAGCTGTTTTCATTACTCATAAGAGAGCTTATATGGGGGAGAAGCCCTATGATTGGAATGATTCTGGATCAGACTTCATCCAGATGTCAAGTTTTAATGTATACCAGAGATCACAGATGGAATTGAAGCCCTTTGAATGCAGTGAGTGTGGGAAATCCTTCTGTAAAAAGTCAAAATTCATTATACACCAGAGGgctcacacaggagagaaaccttacGAATGTAACGTATGTGGGAAATCCTTCAGCCAAAAAGGAACCCTCACCGTACATCGGAGATCACACTTAGAGGAGAAGCCCTATAAATGCAATGAGTGTGGAAAAACCTTCTGTCAGAAGTTACACCTCACTCAACACCTGAGGACTCActcaggagagaaaccctatgaatgtaatgaatgtgggaaaaccttcTGCCAAAAGACACATCTCACCTTACACCAGAGAAACCATTCAGGAGAGAGACCGTATCCATGTAACGAATGTGGCAAATCCTTCTCCCGCAAGTCAGCCCTCAGTGACCATCAGAGAACGCACACGGGAGAGAAACTTTATAAgtgtaatgaatgtggaaaatCCTATTACCGAAAATCCACCCTTATTACACATCAGAGaacacacacaggagagaaaccctatcaGTGTAGTGAATGCGGGAAATTCTTTTCTCGGGTGTCATACCTCACTATCCATTACAGAAGTCATTTAGAAGAGAAGCCCTATGAATGCAATGAATGTGGCAAAACCTTCAATCTAAACTCAGCGTTCATTAGACATCGGAAAGTACACACAGATGAGAAACCCCACGAATGTAGTGAGTGTGGAAAGTTCTCATATCTCACCAACCATCACACAACTCACTTAggagagaagccctatgaatgtagtgaatgtgggaaaacctTACTTGAAAATTCAGCCTTCGATGGGCACCAGTCACTTCCCAAAGGGGAAAAGTCCTATGAATGTAACATATGCGGGAAATTGTTCTCTGAGCTGTCATACTATACTATACATTATAGAAGTCATTCAGAAGAGAAGCCCTACGGATGCAATGAATGCGGGAAAACCTTCTCCCATAACTCATCCCTCTTTAGACATCAAAGAgtccacacaggagagaaaccctacgAGTGTTACGAATGTGGGAAGTTCTTCTCTCAGAAGTCTTACCTCACTATACATCATAGAATTCATTCAggagagaagccctatgaatGTAGTAAGTGCGGAAAAGTTTTCTCTCGGATGTCAAACCTCACCGTACACTATAGAAGCCATTCAggagagaagccctatgaatGTAACGAATGTGGGAAAGTCTTTTCTCAGAAGTCATACCTCACTGTGCATTATAGAACTCATTCAggagagaagccctatgaatgtaatgaatgtgggaaaaaGTTCCACCACAGGTCAGCCTTCAATAGCCATCAGAGAATTCACAGGAGAGGGAATATGAACGTACTTGACATGGGAATGCTCCTCTGA
- the RBAK gene encoding RB-associated KRAB zinc finger protein isoform X3, translating into MNESQGPVSFTDVAVDFTQEEWQQLDPDEKTTYRDVMLENYSHLVSVGYDSTKPNVILKLEQGEEPWVADGEFPRQFHPEEVWKVDDLMERAQENKDECSRRIVFYIPEFGMHLNHHTVTELLLPAECPASNRRSWYWDPLYLWGMCPKSPDR; encoded by the exons ATGAATGAATCCCAG GGGCCAGTGTCATTCACGGACGTGGCCGTGGACTTCACTCAGGAGGAGTGGCAGCAGCTGGACCCTGATGAGAAGACAACCTACAgggatgtgatgctggagaactaCAGCCATCTGGTCTCCGTGG GGTACGACAGCACCAAACCGAACGTGATCCTCAAGTTGGAGCAGGGAGAGGAGCCTTGGGTAGCAGATGGCGAGTTCCCACGGCAGTTTCACCCAG aaGAAGTCTGGAAAGTTGATGACCTGATGGAGAGAGCCCAAGAAAATAAAGACGAATGTTCAAG GCGAATTGTTTTTTACATTCCTGAATTTGGGATGCATCTTAACCATCACACTGTCACAGAG CTCCTTCTGCCGGCAGAATGCCCAGCCAGTAACCGCAGGTCCTGGTATTGGGACCCTTTGTATCTTTGGGGCATGTGCCCCAAATCTCCAGACAGATGA
- the RBAK gene encoding RB-associated KRAB zinc finger protein isoform X2, which translates to MLENYSHLVSVGYDSTKPNVILKLEQGEEPWVADGEFPRQFHPEEVWKVDDLMERAQENKDECSRQAVSINSRTLTEEREVAFDKTYNMEISLVPSNLMSHNCVSCGKTLGSTSELIISDGSYAREKPDECSECGKTFHGEKLYEFHQNGEAFSQNEESIQKISILEKPFEYNECTEALDNEAVFITHKRAYMGEKPYDWNDSGSDFIQMSSFNVYQRSQMELKPFECSECGKSFCKKSKFIIHQRAHTGEKPYECNVCGKSFSQKGTLTVHRRSHLEEKPYKCNECGKTFCQKLHLTQHLRTHSGEKPYECNECGKTFCQKTHLTLHQRNHSGERPYPCNECGKSFSRKSALSDHQRTHTGEKLYKCNECGKSYYRKSTLITHQRTHTGEKPYQCSECGKFFSRVSYLTIHYRSHLEEKPYECNECGKTFNLNSAFIRHRKVHTDEKPHECSECGKFSYLTNHHTTHLGEKPYECSECGKTLLENSAFDGHQSLPKGEKSYECNICGKLFSELSYYTIHYRSHSEEKPYGCNECGKTFSHNSSLFRHQRVHTGEKPYECYECGKFFSQKSYLTIHHRIHSGEKPYECSKCGKVFSRMSNLTVHYRSHSGEKPYECNECGKVFSQKSYLTVHYRTHSGEKPYECNECGKKFHHRSAFNSHQRIHRRGNMNVLDMGMLL; encoded by the exons atgctggagaactaCAGCCATCTGGTCTCCGTGG GGTACGACAGCACCAAACCGAACGTGATCCTCAAGTTGGAGCAGGGAGAGGAGCCTTGGGTAGCAGATGGCGAGTTCCCACGGCAGTTTCACCCAG aaGAAGTCTGGAAAGTTGATGACCTGATGGAGAGAGCCCAAGAAAATAAAGACGAATGTTCAAGGCAAGCTGTTTCTATCAACAGCAGAACCCTGACTGAGGAGAGAGAGGTTGCATTTGATAAAACTTATAACATGGAAATAAGCCTTGTTCCTTCAAACCTAATGTCTCATAATTGTGTCTCATGTGGAAAGACTTTGGGATCTACTTCAGAATTAATTATTAGTGATGGAAGCTATGCAAGAGAGAAACCTGATGAGTGTAGTGAATGTGGGAAAAcatttcatggagagaaactCTATGAATTTCATCAAAATGGGGAAGCCTTTTCTCAAAATGAAGAAAGTATTCAGAAAATTAGTATTTTGGAGAAACCCTTTGAATATAATGAATGCACAGAAGCCTTAGACAATGAAGCTGTTTTCATTACTCATAAGAGAGCTTATATGGGGGAGAAGCCCTATGATTGGAATGATTCTGGATCAGACTTCATCCAGATGTCAAGTTTTAATGTATACCAGAGATCACAGATGGAATTGAAGCCCTTTGAATGCAGTGAGTGTGGGAAATCCTTCTGTAAAAAGTCAAAATTCATTATACACCAGAGGgctcacacaggagagaaaccttacGAATGTAACGTATGTGGGAAATCCTTCAGCCAAAAAGGAACCCTCACCGTACATCGGAGATCACACTTAGAGGAGAAGCCCTATAAATGCAATGAGTGTGGAAAAACCTTCTGTCAGAAGTTACACCTCACTCAACACCTGAGGACTCActcaggagagaaaccctatgaatgtaatgaatgtgggaaaaccttcTGCCAAAAGACACATCTCACCTTACACCAGAGAAACCATTCAGGAGAGAGACCGTATCCATGTAACGAATGTGGCAAATCCTTCTCCCGCAAGTCAGCCCTCAGTGACCATCAGAGAACGCACACGGGAGAGAAACTTTATAAgtgtaatgaatgtggaaaatCCTATTACCGAAAATCCACCCTTATTACACATCAGAGaacacacacaggagagaaaccctatcaGTGTAGTGAATGCGGGAAATTCTTTTCTCGGGTGTCATACCTCACTATCCATTACAGAAGTCATTTAGAAGAGAAGCCCTATGAATGCAATGAATGTGGCAAAACCTTCAATCTAAACTCAGCGTTCATTAGACATCGGAAAGTACACACAGATGAGAAACCCCACGAATGTAGTGAGTGTGGAAAGTTCTCATATCTCACCAACCATCACACAACTCACTTAggagagaagccctatgaatgtagtgaatgtgggaaaacctTACTTGAAAATTCAGCCTTCGATGGGCACCAGTCACTTCCCAAAGGGGAAAAGTCCTATGAATGTAACATATGCGGGAAATTGTTCTCTGAGCTGTCATACTATACTATACATTATAGAAGTCATTCAGAAGAGAAGCCCTACGGATGCAATGAATGCGGGAAAACCTTCTCCCATAACTCATCCCTCTTTAGACATCAAAGAgtccacacaggagagaaaccctacgAGTGTTACGAATGTGGGAAGTTCTTCTCTCAGAAGTCTTACCTCACTATACATCATAGAATTCATTCAggagagaagccctatgaatGTAGTAAGTGCGGAAAAGTTTTCTCTCGGATGTCAAACCTCACCGTACACTATAGAAGCCATTCAggagagaagccctatgaatGTAACGAATGTGGGAAAGTCTTTTCTCAGAAGTCATACCTCACTGTGCATTATAGAACTCATTCAggagagaagccctatgaatgtaatgaatgtgggaaaaaGTTCCACCACAGGTCAGCCTTCAATAGCCATCAGAGAATTCACAGGAGAGGGAATATGAACGTACTTGACATGGGAATGCTCCTCTGA